Proteins encoded by one window of Cylindrospermum stagnale PCC 7417:
- the nusG gene encoding transcription termination/antitermination protein NusG gives MTSATDEPRNSTLQSEEAAETAFKEARWYAVQVASGCEKRVKTNLEQRIQTFDVADKIIQVEIPHTPAVKIRKDGSRQHTEEKVFPGYVLVRMMLDDDTWQVVRNTSHVINFVGAEQKRGSGKGRGHVKPLPLSNSEVERIFKQTSEQEPIVKIDMATGDKIIVLSGPFKDFEGEVIEVSPERSKLKALLSIFGRDTPVELEFNQVEKQS, from the coding sequence ATGACTTCTGCAACAGACGAACCACGCAACTCGACGTTGCAGTCAGAGGAAGCGGCGGAAACAGCGTTCAAGGAAGCGCGCTGGTATGCAGTGCAAGTAGCCTCAGGCTGTGAAAAGCGCGTGAAGACGAACTTAGAGCAGCGCATCCAAACCTTTGATGTCGCTGACAAAATTATCCAGGTGGAAATTCCACACACGCCTGCGGTGAAAATCCGTAAAGATGGCAGTCGGCAGCACACAGAAGAAAAGGTTTTTCCTGGTTATGTGCTAGTGCGGATGATGTTGGATGATGATACTTGGCAGGTGGTGCGAAACACTTCTCACGTGATTAATTTTGTGGGAGCAGAACAAAAACGTGGCAGTGGTAAGGGCCGCGGTCACGTCAAGCCATTACCACTGAGTAATTCAGAAGTAGAACGCATATTCAAACAAACCAGTGAACAAGAGCCGATTGTCAAAATTGACATGGCTACTGGTGATAAGATAATCGTACTTTCGGGCCCCTTTAAGGACTTTGAAGGCGAGGTGATTGAAGTCTCTCCAGAGCGGAGTAAGCTTAAAGCCCTGCTCTCGATTTTTGGAAGAGATACACCAGTAGAATTGGAATTTAATCAGGTAGAGAAACAGAGCTAA
- the secE gene encoding preprotein translocase subunit SecE: MTKKNEAELPKTTEGFSFSNFYQGTKEELEKVVWPSRKQLVSESAAVLLMVTLSASLIYLVDGFFGWAAKQVF; the protein is encoded by the coding sequence ATGACCAAAAAAAATGAAGCAGAATTGCCAAAAACCACAGAAGGGTTTAGCTTTAGTAACTTCTACCAAGGAACTAAAGAAGAACTTGAAAAGGTGGTTTGGCCCAGCCGGAAGCAGCTGGTGAGTGAGTCAGCGGCTGTGTTGTTAATGGTGACACTCTCCGCATCTTTGATATACTTGGTCGATGGATTTTTTGGGTGGGCAGCAAAACAGGTGTTCTGA
- the rplJ gene encoding 50S ribosomal protein L10 — MGRTLENKKEIVADLKETLSESTLALVINYQGLTVSEITDLRRRLRPTGTVCKVTKNTLMGIAIEGQEQWQPLSELLKGSSAFLLVKEDFSSAIKAYQEFQKVTKKTELRGGVMEGRLLQETDVKALGDLPSKEQLMAQIAGAINALATKIAVGINEVPGSLARALQAVAEGEKGDSSEGDSAESAGE; from the coding sequence ATGGGTAGAACGTTAGAAAATAAAAAAGAGATCGTAGCTGACCTCAAAGAAACTTTGAGTGAGTCAACTCTGGCACTGGTAATTAATTACCAAGGGCTAACAGTTAGCGAAATCACTGATTTACGGCGGCGGCTACGTCCGACTGGCACTGTATGCAAGGTGACTAAGAACACCCTGATGGGCATTGCCATTGAAGGTCAAGAACAATGGCAGCCGCTGTCAGAATTGCTCAAAGGTTCTTCTGCCTTTTTGCTAGTCAAAGAAGATTTCTCATCGGCAATTAAGGCTTACCAAGAATTCCAGAAAGTCACCAAGAAGACCGAACTTCGCGGCGGCGTGATGGAAGGTCGCTTGCTCCAAGAAACAGATGTTAAGGCTCTAGGAGACTTGCCATCTAAGGAACAACTCATGGCGCAAATTGCCGGAGCTATCAACGCCTTGGCTACCAAGATTGCCGTGGGTATCAACGAAGTTCCCGGTTCCTTGGCTCGCGCTTTGCAGGCTGTGGCTGAGGGTGAGAAAGGCGATAGCTCTGAAGGCGATAGTGCCGAAAGCGCTGGCGAATAA
- the rplA gene encoding 50S ribosomal protein L1, translating to MGKKISRRLQTLQEKVEDREYTPLEALALLKETATAKFSEAAEAHIRLGIDPKYTDQQLRTTVALPKGTGQIVRVAVIARGEKVNEATIAGADIAGSEELIDEIQKGRMDFDKLIATPDVMPQVAKLGKLLGPRGLMPSPKGGTVTFDLASAIAEFKAGKLEFRADRTGIVHVMFGKAAFAPEDLLINLKALQETIDRNRPSGAKGRYWRTFYIAATMGPSIRIDINALRDFKLTEAA from the coding sequence ATGGGAAAAAAAATATCGCGCCGCTTGCAGACGCTGCAAGAGAAAGTAGAAGACAGGGAATATACACCCCTAGAGGCTTTAGCCCTTCTGAAAGAGACGGCAACAGCCAAATTTTCCGAAGCCGCTGAAGCGCATATCAGGCTGGGAATTGACCCAAAGTATACAGACCAGCAGTTGCGGACAACGGTAGCACTGCCCAAAGGCACAGGACAAATCGTCCGGGTGGCAGTTATTGCCAGAGGTGAAAAGGTCAATGAAGCAACAATTGCTGGTGCTGATATAGCCGGTTCAGAAGAACTAATTGACGAAATTCAAAAAGGTAGGATGGACTTTGACAAGCTGATTGCCACACCGGATGTGATGCCACAGGTGGCAAAGCTTGGTAAGTTACTCGGTCCTCGTGGTTTGATGCCATCGCCTAAGGGTGGAACGGTGACATTTGACTTAGCAAGTGCGATCGCCGAATTCAAAGCTGGTAAATTAGAGTTCCGTGCCGATCGTACTGGTATTGTCCATGTTATGTTTGGTAAGGCAGCTTTTGCGCCTGAAGATTTGTTAATTAACCTCAAGGCGTTGCAAGAGACGATTGACCGTAACCGTCCTTCAGGCGCTAAAGGTCGTTATTGGCGTACATTCTACATAGCTGCCACAATGGGCCCATCGATTAGAATCGATATTAACGCCCTACGGGATTTCAAACTGACCGAAGCTGCCTAA
- a CDS encoding iron uptake porin, with translation MAKYLLASANGMAWLCLISGLSPVQALPNLESADKNIAVNQDGGSYKKNDSHQSNLANNISSELLIANESQKTLSSVNQQQKSQDLAADSTVDSWQPILPQPASFSPPSDSLAQVTSVSQLSDVQPTDWAFQALQSLVERYGCIAGYPNQTYRGNRAMTRYEFAAGLNACLDRINELIATATTDLVKREDLATLQKLQEQFAAELATLRGRVDAVEARTAKLEANQFSTTTKLNGEVIIAGVGATGGAPNKSDPNIILVNRVRLNLTTSFTGKDLLITGLQAYNFLGGADGQGSVQESLGLASPILSASSARTSFEPQFPGVNVNTLSSVGANNVQLYKLLYIFPVANKLTLFAGTAAETSDAFPAITPFSGEGQESISRFAGLNPVVRVSGGTSGTGLASAAGFIFNISPNLDLRALYGSVNANLPQKSASEALPGVSTTPLGAGLFSGSSVIATQLTFKPSSDLDIGLNYAHSYHEINILGTGLISSDIGALAGVADGTPVTLNSFGSTVTWRLSPKIALSGYGAALFVDAASNNVNASTAFTSWMVGVHFKDLFKSGNNAGIIFGQPLYRTDASGSAQLTPTGDNRATPYHLEAYYRVKVSDNISITPGAFILFNPEGNSNNETTTVGVLRSTFTF, from the coding sequence ATGGCAAAGTATCTACTGGCTTCTGCTAATGGGATGGCATGGTTATGCTTAATTTCCGGGTTATCACCCGTGCAAGCTCTCCCTAATTTAGAAAGTGCAGATAAAAATATAGCTGTTAATCAAGATGGTGGCAGCTATAAAAAAAATGATTCTCATCAAAGCAATTTAGCAAATAATATCTCCAGTGAATTGCTGATAGCTAATGAGAGTCAAAAAACACTATCCTCAGTCAATCAACAGCAAAAAAGTCAAGATTTAGCAGCAGATTCTACTGTTGATTCTTGGCAGCCAATCTTACCACAGCCAGCAAGTTTCTCTCCACCCTCAGACAGTCTTGCACAAGTAACATCCGTATCCCAATTGTCTGATGTACAGCCGACTGATTGGGCTTTTCAGGCACTGCAATCTTTAGTTGAACGCTATGGTTGTATCGCAGGTTATCCCAATCAAACCTATCGCGGTAATCGGGCGATGACTCGCTATGAATTTGCTGCTGGCTTAAATGCTTGTTTAGACCGAATCAACGAACTTATTGCGACTGCAACTACTGATTTGGTCAAGAGAGAAGATTTAGCCACGTTGCAGAAACTACAAGAACAATTTGCGGCGGAATTGGCAACATTGCGGGGTCGAGTAGATGCTGTAGAAGCTCGCACAGCGAAACTAGAAGCAAATCAGTTTTCTACTACGACCAAACTCAATGGTGAGGTAATTATAGCTGGTGTTGGTGCTACTGGCGGCGCTCCTAATAAGAGCGACCCTAATATCATTCTAGTAAATAGAGTGCGGTTAAATCTTACCACTAGCTTTACTGGTAAAGATTTATTAATTACTGGATTGCAAGCTTATAACTTTTTGGGTGGAGCCGATGGACAGGGTAGCGTGCAAGAAAGTTTAGGATTAGCTTCGCCAATTTTAAGTGCAAGTAGCGCTCGTACCAGTTTTGAGCCGCAATTTCCGGGAGTAAATGTCAATACTTTGTCGAGTGTTGGCGCAAACAATGTTCAGCTCTACAAATTGCTGTATATCTTTCCCGTCGCTAATAAATTAACCTTGTTTGCAGGAACTGCGGCGGAAACATCAGATGCGTTCCCAGCAATTACGCCTTTTTCTGGTGAAGGACAAGAGTCAATTTCTCGTTTTGCCGGCTTGAATCCTGTGGTAAGGGTTTCTGGTGGAACTTCTGGTACTGGTTTAGCATCGGCGGCGGGATTTATTTTTAACATTTCGCCAAATTTGGATTTAAGAGCTTTATACGGCAGTGTAAATGCCAATTTACCCCAAAAATCTGCTAGTGAGGCACTACCAGGAGTTTCTACTACACCTTTAGGAGCAGGTTTATTTAGTGGTAGTAGTGTTATTGCCACACAGTTAACCTTCAAGCCGAGTAGTGATTTGGATATTGGTTTAAACTATGCCCACAGCTATCACGAAATCAATATTTTGGGTACAGGATTAATTAGTAGTGATATCGGTGCTTTAGCAGGGGTTGCAGATGGAACACCAGTCACACTCAACTCCTTTGGAAGTACCGTAACATGGCGATTATCTCCCAAGATAGCCTTATCTGGCTACGGTGCAGCACTATTTGTTGACGCTGCTTCTAATAACGTGAATGCTTCCACCGCCTTTACAAGTTGGATGGTGGGAGTTCACTTCAAAGATTTATTCAAGTCAGGGAACAATGCCGGGATTATTTTTGGTCAGCCGCTTTACCGTACTGATGCCAGTGGTTCTGCTCAACTTACCCCCACAGGTGACAATCGGGCCACTCCTTACCATTTAGAAGCCTATTACCGCGTTAAAGTTAGCGATAATATCAGCATCACTCCTGGTGCGTTTATTCTCTTTAACCCAGAAGGTAACAGCAACAATGAGACTACGACTGTAGGTGTACTTCGGAGTACTTTTACATTTTAA
- the rplK gene encoding 50S ribosomal protein L11 has product MAKKVVAVIKLALNAGKANPAPPVGPALGQHGVNIMMFCKEYNAKTADQAGMVIPVEISVFEDRSFTFVLKTPPASVLIRKAAKIEHGSNEPNKKKVGNITRAQLREIAQTKLPDLNANDIDAAMNIVEGTAKNMGVTVSD; this is encoded by the coding sequence ATGGCGAAGAAAGTAGTAGCGGTCATTAAACTGGCCCTGAATGCTGGAAAAGCCAATCCAGCACCGCCAGTGGGGCCCGCGTTGGGTCAACACGGCGTTAACATCATGATGTTCTGCAAAGAGTACAACGCCAAAACAGCAGACCAAGCTGGAATGGTGATCCCCGTAGAAATTTCGGTTTTTGAAGACCGGAGTTTTACATTTGTACTCAAGACGCCACCAGCATCAGTGCTGATTCGGAAGGCAGCGAAAATTGAGCACGGATCTAATGAACCCAACAAAAAGAAAGTTGGCAACATTACCAGAGCACAATTGCGAGAAATTGCCCAAACAAAACTGCCCGATCTCAATGCCAATGACATAGATGCGGCAATGAATATCGTGGAAGGAACCGCCAAAAATATGGGCGTAACTGTTTCTGATTAG
- the rplL gene encoding 50S ribosomal protein L7/L12, whose translation MSAATEQILEQLKGLTLLEASELVKLIEEAFGVSAAAPVGVAIAGPGPATAAVEVVEQTEFSVILESVPADKKIAVLKIVRELTGLGLKEAKDLVEAAPKAVKEAVAKDAAEDAKKRIEEAGGKVTIK comes from the coding sequence ATGTCTGCTGCAACCGAACAAATTTTAGAACAACTAAAAGGCCTGACTTTGCTGGAAGCTTCTGAATTAGTTAAGCTAATCGAAGAAGCCTTCGGCGTGAGTGCTGCTGCACCCGTTGGAGTAGCAATTGCCGGACCTGGTCCTGCAACTGCTGCTGTAGAAGTTGTTGAACAAACCGAGTTTAGCGTAATTCTAGAGTCAGTACCTGCTGATAAGAAGATTGCCGTGCTGAAGATTGTCCGGGAATTGACCGGTCTGGGTCTGAAAGAAGCGAAAGACTTGGTGGAAGCTGCACCCAAGGCTGTTAAAGAAGCTGTTGCTAAGGATGCTGCTGAAGACGCTAAGAAGCGGATCGAAGAAGCTGGTGGTAAGGTAACTATCAAATAG
- a CDS encoding serine/threonine-protein kinase: protein MKITLLNNRYQVIQVLGAGGFGETFLAEDTHMPSRRRCVIKQLKPITNDPQTYQMIQQRFEREAATLEYLGKSSDQIPELYAYFAENGQFYLVQEWILGQTLTDIVQSKGYETETAVRDILLSLLSVLDYVHSKGIIHRDIKPDNIILRSLDHKPVLIDFGAVKETIRSVVNSSGHPTQSLVIGTPGYMPSEQAIGRPVYGTDIYSLGLTAIYLLTGKHPQELEANPQTGEILWQNHAPRVSPQLAMVLNQAIKPHTSDRYSTASKMLYALQSASNLPSQSSTAAATISLSPHAAALTQPLSSQPKNPVIGGSSTLELWQKPPVIIGSLVLGSLIGGVILSNITRQPQPEAPIANNLTPAKESPTPTVSPNNPPISSQPSPAPVVPISPPQQQITSTSLPTTNPPKVFIPQPADEPETNDTPAPSVAATPQPEVENQTPVDSTLQADSEAKKKKPKKNKESRNNTTASTTGQSVPAFPTGTSRSSVEAALGKSKDLRGLWGNTRAVTYKLVPNQIDLGYLFDRNSGALRQTEAAFAQSVDPQVMQTTLNGMLNGQATEEIKQGLQQIQERQSDNFQFTQGAVKGQIVRQNCDFIYISIWDADLHEFVNPADAKQC, encoded by the coding sequence ATGAAAATAACGCTGTTGAATAATCGCTATCAAGTTATCCAGGTGCTTGGTGCTGGTGGGTTTGGTGAAACCTTTCTGGCAGAAGATACCCATATGCCTTCTCGCCGACGCTGCGTTATCAAGCAACTCAAACCGATAACCAATGACCCGCAAACCTACCAAATGATTCAACAGCGGTTTGAACGGGAAGCAGCAACCTTAGAGTATTTGGGCAAAAGTAGTGACCAAATTCCTGAACTATACGCCTACTTTGCTGAGAATGGGCAGTTTTATCTCGTCCAAGAATGGATTCTTGGTCAAACCCTAACTGATATAGTCCAATCCAAAGGATATGAAACTGAAACAGCCGTTCGAGATATTCTCTTGAGTTTGCTGTCAGTCCTTGATTATGTCCACAGCAAAGGCATCATTCACCGGGATATTAAGCCAGATAACATCATCCTTCGCTCCCTTGATCACAAACCTGTTTTAATTGATTTCGGTGCAGTCAAAGAAACTATCCGTTCTGTGGTGAATTCCTCAGGACACCCCACACAATCTTTGGTGATTGGTACGCCTGGGTATATGCCTAGTGAACAAGCTATTGGTCGCCCAGTTTACGGCACAGATATCTACAGCTTAGGCTTAACGGCGATATATTTGCTGACTGGCAAACATCCCCAAGAGTTAGAAGCTAACCCGCAAACTGGCGAAATACTTTGGCAAAATCACGCGCCTAGAGTTTCTCCCCAGTTAGCGATGGTACTAAATCAGGCAATTAAACCCCATACTAGCGATCGCTATAGTACTGCAAGTAAAATGCTCTATGCCTTGCAGTCTGCTAGTAATCTTCCCTCACAATCGTCTACCGCAGCGGCCACAATCAGCCTCAGTCCCCATGCTGCCGCATTAACCCAGCCATTATCATCACAGCCAAAAAATCCCGTTATCGGCGGTTCTAGCACTCTAGAACTCTGGCAAAAGCCCCCCGTGATTATTGGCAGTTTGGTCTTGGGTAGCTTGATTGGTGGGGTCATCCTTTCTAACATCACCCGCCAGCCACAGCCGGAAGCGCCCATTGCTAACAATCTCACCCCCGCAAAAGAATCTCCAACTCCCACTGTTTCCCCTAATAATCCCCCTATTTCTTCCCAACCTTCCCCGGCCCCAGTTGTACCTATCTCACCACCACAGCAGCAAATTACTTCTACATCTTTACCAACTACTAATCCCCCAAAAGTATTCATACCCCAGCCAGCAGACGAGCCGGAAACAAACGATACTCCCGCGCCCTCAGTCGCAGCAACACCACAACCAGAAGTAGAAAATCAGACCCCTGTAGATTCCACATTGCAGGCTGATTCAGAAGCAAAGAAAAAGAAACCAAAGAAAAACAAGGAGTCTCGCAATAACACAACTGCTTCTACCACCGGGCAAAGTGTACCCGCATTTCCGACCGGCACATCAAGAAGCAGCGTAGAAGCAGCACTTGGAAAAAGTAAAGATTTAAGAGGCTTGTGGGGCAATACCCGTGCTGTCACCTATAAGTTAGTCCCAAACCAAATTGACCTTGGCTACTTATTTGATCGTAATTCTGGAGCGCTGCGTCAAACAGAGGCAGCTTTTGCCCAATCGGTAGACCCTCAAGTAATGCAAACAACCTTGAATGGAATGTTAAATGGGCAAGCTACGGAGGAAATTAAGCAGGGACTCCAACAAATACAAGAGCGTCAGTCAGATAATTTTCAGTTTACTCAAGGTGCAGTCAAGGGTCAGATTGTCCGGCAGAACTGTGATTTTATTTACATCAGTATTTGGGATGCAGACTTACATGAATTTGTGAATCCAGCAGATGCTAAACAGTGTTAG